Proteins encoded in a region of the Cardiocondyla obscurior isolate alpha-2009 linkage group LG18, Cobs3.1, whole genome shotgun sequence genome:
- the Ckn gene encoding caskin-1-like, which produces MRRISVGGMSRPSKAVTQAKKVAPPAVPDVFRHSGSSFGSAGYASSEDSCFLSGSGPGGTADDGSYGMPSGKSPGPIFTHSGFAFPPVIGKYAHAEDQGIDMTQSPGRDSPGSSGSGSGSRHSTASLDSGRASGYHLGPRGPGALASSPRCSISSLGSHPDRPADLDVVHAWLTELQFEEYFPLFASAGYDLATITRMTPEDLTAIGIKKPNHRKRLKAEIDNLNIGDGLPEHVPGSLEEWLRLLRLEEYLGALHQQGMRSVEDVTTLTWEDLEDIGIVRLGHQKKLLLAIKRVKDIRAGKRIQPLDLARLPPHPGHTQDVVIQRGGPDLPSPDEDCSSPVLRSFQRGGNDTTSGVAWKSMYAAFPTDYNTVGRTSSRGKSLESLEDAPLGYPPSPAPTSHPQPLDWRPRSFEDGDLTPTNDASVVDAGGGTLPRPRHCLVRPRPVAKVTATPGQYKSLPRDLDNKYQLTYGLESSPHLPKRCPPSPPRRQSSRDTSSSVIGVGNSAVGDVVIDCSGPVPTASCDDHHIHQHHHQHHHLLHHPPPPPPAPTPAPSTPSQLNRPSSSMSRSWGSVSVNINEEHELIASLALQHRNGSDASFKSSSSTESDSLPFANENAGTIKQRASRAQEYMAGHNSGIGGHLVNHSNGGGEPADVLNDIGNMLANLTDELDAMLEEEKRQGLNS; this is translated from the exons ttgGCGGTATGAGCCGGCCGTCCAAAGCCGTGACTCAAGCGAAGAAAGTAGCACCACCAGCTGTACCAGACGTGTTTCGACACTCCGGTTCCTCTTTTGGTTCGGCTGGATATGCTAGCAGCGAGGATAGCTGCTTCCTCTCCGGAAGCGGCCCTGGGGGCACGGCGGACGATGGTTCCTACGGGATGCCATCTGGAAAAAGCCCGGGACCTATTTTTACTCATTCGGGCTTTGCCTTTCCGCCGGTGATCGGCAAGTATGCCCACGCCGAAGATCAAG gtATCGATATGACCCAGAGTCCTGGCAGAGACAGTCCTGGTAGTTCCGGATCAGGTTCCGGTTCCAGGCATTCCACGGCGTCATTGGATTCTGGAAGAGCGTCTGGATATCACTTGGGCCCTAGAGGACCCGGCGCTCTCGCTTCATCTCCTAGATGCTCTATTAGTTCCCTTGGGAGTCATCCCGACCGACCGGCAGACCTCGACGTTGTTCACGCTTGGTTAACCGAACTCCAATTTGAGGAATATTTTCCTTTGTTCGCTTCCGCAGGTTACGATCTTGCTACTATAACGCGTATGACACCAGAGGATCTCACGGCTATAG GTATCAAGAAACCTAATCATAGGAAACGATTAAAGGCGGAAATAGACAATTTGAATATAGGAGATGGATTGCCGGAACATGTACCCGGATCATTGGAAGAATGGCTCAGGCTTCTCAGGCTTGAGGAATATCTGGGCGCACTCCATCAACAGGGTATGCGATCCGTCGAGGACGTGACAACTCTTACTTGGGAGGACCTTGAAGACATCGGTATCGTACGATTAGGGCatcagaaaaaattattgttagcAATTAAAAGAGTTAAAGATATTCGCGCTGGCAAACGTATACAGCCGCTCGATCTTGCGCGCCTGCCGCCGCATCCTGGACATACGCAG GATGTTGTTATTCAACGAGGTGGACCCGATTTACCATCACCTGATGAAGATTGTTCTTCGCCTGTACTTAGATCTTTTCAAAGAGGTGGAAATGACACCACTTCTGGTGTTGCATGGAAAAGTATGTACGCCGCGTTTCCAACCGATTATAACACGGTTGGTCGTACTAGTTCTCGGGGAAAATCTTTGGAGAGTTTAGAAGATGCGCCTCTTGGTTATCCTCCATCACCGGCCCCAACGTCGCATCCACAACCTCTTGATTGGCGCCCGCGAAGTTTCGAGGATGGCGATCTCACACCCACGAACGATGCTTCCGTTGTAGACGCTGGTGGTGGCACCCTTCCACGACCAAGACATTGCCTTGTTCGTCCGCGGCCCGTAGCCAAG GTCACTGCAACACCGGGGCAATATAAATCTTTGCCGAGAGACTTGGATAACAAATATCAATTAACGTACGGGCTTGAGAGTAGCCCACATCTTCCAAAACGATGTCCTCCATCACCTCCAAGACGACAAAGTTCTAGAGACACTAGTTCTTCCGTAATCGGTGTTGGTAATTCAGCGGTCGGTGACGTTGTAATAGACTGTAGCGGGCCAGTGCCAACCGCTTCGTGCGATGATCATCACATTCATCAACATCATCATCAACATCACCATTTGCTTCATCATCCACCACCACCGCCTCCGGCACCTACGCCGGCACCTTCCACACCGTCGCAATTAAATCGGCCGTCTTCTTCCATGTCACGTTCGTGGGGTAGTGTCAgcgttaatattaatgaagaGCACGAGTTAATCGCATCTCTCGCCCTGCAGCATCGTAACGGATCAGACGCTAGTTTTAAA tcaAGTTCCAGTACAGAATCAGATTCATTGCCATTTGCCAATGAGAATGCCGGCACGATAAAACAAAGGGCCAGTCGGGCGCAAGAATACATGGCGGGTCATAATAGTGGTATCGGCGGCCACTTAGTCAATCATTCCAATGGTGGTGGTGAACCTGCGGATGTTTTGAACGACATTGGGAATATGCTTGCCAATCTTACAGATGAGCTTGACGCAATGctcgaagaagaaaaacgcCAAGGCCTGAACTCATAA